From Candidatus Spechtbacteria bacterium, the proteins below share one genomic window:
- a CDS encoding SET domain-containing protein — MGGVVIKKSKISGKGIFADRDFKKGEVVLEWHPKILTKSEGDTLRSDDRHYLYQMGKKYLFMQSPERYVNHSCEPNTRVKNYSDIAIKDIKKGEEITSDYSNGQPMGFKCNCGSNICKGFIGK, encoded by the coding sequence ATGGGCGGTGTCGTAATTAAGAAATCAAAAATAAGCGGAAAGGGCATATTTGCTGATAGAGACTTTAAGAAGGGCGAAGTTGTTTTAGAATGGCATCCTAAAATTTTAACGAAATCAGAAGGAGATACATTACGTTCTGACGATAGGCATTACCTTTATCAAATGGGTAAAAAGTATCTCTTCATGCAATCTCCGGAGAGATACGTGAACCATTCTTGCGAGCCTAATACACGCGTAAAAAATTATAGCGACATTGCCATCAAAGATATTAAAAAAGGGGAAGAGATCACGTCTGATTATAGCAATGGACAGCCTATGGGCTTTAAGTGTAATTGCGGCAGTAATATTTGCAAGGGATTCATAGGCAAGTGA
- the zwf gene encoding glucose-6-phosphate dehydrogenase, with protein sequence MEDKMQTKNIPTIIVIFGITGDLVKKKIMPALFSLFINNQLPTTFKIVGFSRQDISPKDFEKYLFETSAQYKDANIKTRKAFCKLFSYHSGVFENLADFEDLENHLRKIDDDWGICANKLFYLAVPPNLYEAIFKNLAASELTKPCSPEEGWTRILVEKPFGKNLETSEQLEELLSSLFKEVQIYRTDHYLAKEMLQNILAFRFSNNLFETNWGRQNIERVHIRLMEKIGVEDRGNFYDSVGALQDVGQNHLLQMLALVTMEHPREFSVDAIRKNRADILKTLVLPTEEDVRTSAFRAQYAGYRDIAGVAPDSQTETYFKIRAFLSHPKWKGVPFILESGKRLQDQRKDIEITLRHPNPCLCPKKEQHYKNKLTIGIEPIEGVTIHFGSKKEGFDMELEERTLDFRFRDAEKRTQYIEEYKKLLLDGIAGDQTLFVSSEEVRAMWRFIDPIIIGWRKNLMTLAYYQPDTSFVFADSFVE encoded by the coding sequence ATGGAAGACAAAATGCAAACAAAGAATATTCCAACAATAATTGTCATTTTCGGCATCACAGGCGACCTTGTGAAAAAGAAGATTATGCCTGCTCTCTTCAGCTTGTTTATAAACAACCAACTCCCGACCACGTTTAAAATAGTCGGATTCTCGCGCCAAGATATTTCTCCAAAAGATTTTGAGAAATATCTTTTTGAAACATCTGCTCAATACAAAGATGCCAATATAAAAACACGCAAGGCATTCTGCAAACTCTTTTCTTATCATTCGGGTGTTTTTGAGAATCTAGCCGATTTTGAAGACCTAGAGAACCATTTGCGTAAAATAGACGATGATTGGGGGATCTGCGCAAATAAGCTGTTCTATCTGGCAGTCCCACCCAATCTCTATGAGGCCATATTCAAAAATCTCGCGGCTTCGGAATTGACAAAACCATGCAGTCCGGAGGAAGGATGGACGCGCATTCTGGTGGAAAAACCGTTCGGCAAAAATCTGGAAACATCAGAACAATTGGAAGAACTTTTGAGTTCTCTTTTCAAAGAAGTTCAAATTTATCGCACTGATCATTATCTTGCCAAAGAAATGTTGCAGAACATTCTGGCATTCCGTTTTTCAAATAATCTGTTTGAAACAAACTGGGGGCGTCAAAATATCGAAAGGGTTCATATTCGTTTGATGGAAAAAATCGGCGTGGAGGATAGGGGGAATTTTTATGACAGCGTGGGGGCGCTTCAAGATGTGGGTCAGAACCATCTTTTACAGATGTTGGCATTGGTAACCATGGAGCATCCCAGGGAATTTAGTGTAGACGCTATCAGAAAAAATCGCGCAGATATTTTAAAAACATTAGTACTGCCAACCGAAGAAGATGTCCGTACTTCTGCTTTTCGAGCGCAATATGCGGGTTATCGCGACATTGCTGGTGTGGCGCCAGATTCTCAAACAGAAACGTATTTTAAGATCCGCGCGTTTTTATCTCATCCAAAATGGAAAGGCGTGCCATTTATTTTGGAAAGCGGCAAGCGATTGCAAGATCAGCGTAAGGATATTGAAATTACATTGCGCCATCCAAATCCTTGCCTTTGCCCCAAGAAAGAGCAGCATTATAAAAATAAATTGACTATAGGCATTGAGCCAATAGAGGGCGTGACAATTCATTTCGGGTCAAAAAAGGAGGGTTTTGACATGGAGTTGGAGGAAAGAACGCTGGACTTTCGTTTTAGAGACGCGGAGAAAAGAACCCAATACATTGAGGAATATAAAAAATTGCTGCTTGATGGCATTGCCGGCGATCAAACTCTTTTTGTGTCTTCGGAAGAGGTGAGGGCAATGTGGAGATTCATTGATCCAATTATTATTGGTTGGCGAAAAAATTTGATGACTCTCGCGTATTATCAGCCAGATACCAGTTTCGTATTTGCGGATAGTTTTGTTGAATAA
- a CDS encoding trypsin-like peptidase domain-containing protein, with translation MENSPIIQIAKKVCPAVISIVISKDVPQIEGFYTMPFRGRRYIVPKLSKGRKENVKIGGGSGFFVSENGLILTNSHVVADPEANYTAILDHQKDEKMQVKILARDPIHDIAIAKVDKKDVPFIELGSSSNLQLGQMVVAVGYALGEFTNTVSSGIVSGLSRFITADSGMHRHAERLRGLIQTDAAINPGNSGGPLVDIDGKVIGINTAVVFGAQNIGFAIPIDSAKKDIEEVKQYGRIRMPFFGVRYIILDEQIQKQNKLPVSYGALIVRETLGEEAVIKNSSADKAGLKEFDIILEINDKKITIDYSVQDALQEHEIGEELAFKVLRQGKEKMLKARLEEKRK, from the coding sequence ATGGAAAATTCACCAATCATTCAAATTGCGAAAAAAGTTTGCCCGGCAGTCATTAGTATCGTCATCTCAAAGGACGTGCCGCAAATTGAAGGCTTTTACACAATGCCTTTTCGGGGCAGGCGGTACATAGTGCCGAAATTAAGCAAGGGGAGAAAGGAAAATGTAAAAATCGGCGGTGGATCAGGATTCTTTGTATCCGAAAATGGACTTATTCTCACTAACAGCCATGTTGTGGCAGATCCTGAAGCAAACTATACTGCAATCCTAGACCATCAAAAAGACGAAAAAATGCAGGTAAAGATATTGGCGCGCGACCCAATACACGATATTGCAATCGCCAAAGTTGATAAAAAAGACGTGCCCTTTATTGAGCTTGGCAGTTCTTCTAATCTTCAGCTCGGCCAAATGGTTGTAGCTGTGGGATACGCGCTTGGCGAGTTCACAAATACCGTCAGCTCCGGCATTGTATCGGGATTAAGCCGTTTCATTACCGCCGACAGCGGCATGCATCGCCATGCCGAACGATTGCGCGGGTTAATTCAGACAGACGCGGCAATTAATCCAGGTAATTCCGGCGGACCACTTGTTGATATCGACGGCAAGGTTATTGGTATCAACACCGCCGTGGTATTCGGCGCGCAAAACATCGGCTTTGCTATTCCAATTGATAGCGCCAAAAAAGATATTGAAGAAGTTAAGCAATATGGCCGCATCCGCATGCCCTTCTTTGGCGTGCGCTACATAATTCTCGACGAACAAATCCAGAAGCAAAACAAATTACCGGTTAGCTACGGCGCGCTCATTGTCCGAGAAACGCTTGGTGAAGAAGCGGTAATAAAAAACTCAAGCGCGGATAAAGCCGGTTTAAAAGAATTTGATATCATACTTGAAATAAACGACAAAAAAATCACAATTGACTATAGCGTGCAAGACGCGCTTCAGGAGCATGAGATAGGCGAGGAATTAGCATTCAAAGTTTTACGACAAGGGAAAGAAAAGATGCTGAAGGCGAGGTTGGAAGAGAAAAGAAAATAG
- a CDS encoding GIY-YIG nuclease family protein: protein MVKSYYVYIISNKNHTVFYTGVTNNLIRRIYEHKEKLIDGFTKKYNIGKLLFFEEYNDVEVAISREKQIKDYRREKKLALIKEQNLNWRDLWEDINK from the coding sequence ATGGTAAAGTCCTACTATGTTTACATTATCAGCAACAAAAATCATACGGTTTTCTATACAGGAGTTACGAATAATCTCATTAGAAGAATATACGAACATAAAGAGAAACTAATTGATGGCTTTACTAAAAAATACAATATAGGCAAATTGCTATTTTTTGAGGAGTACAATGACGTAGAAGTAGCAATAAGTAGAGAAAAACAAATCAAAGATTACAGGAGAGAGAAAAAGTTAGCTCTAATAAAAGAACAAAATCTCAATTGGCGGGATTTATGGGAAGATATTAATAAATGA
- the ychF gene encoding redox-regulated ATPase YchF, with the protein MSLSIGIVGLPNVGKSTLFKALTKKEVDIANYPFCTIDPNVGVVEVPDERLQKLSDLSHSKKIVPAVVEFVDIAGLVRGANKGEGLGNQFLSRIRDVDAILYMVRLFEDSEIHHVEETIDPLRDVDIVQTELILKDLETVEKRLERARPVRGNASNGARKDAKSGSKEIQIEVALLEELASALGDGKGALTILKGHEDSADFTAKSELLKSYQLLTAKPGMFVLNIKDAQIIILENVKQYIANTGFPYVALNAREELEGAGFTASERKELGLGEAHLGELIVKAYEVLNLITFLTTGEDESRAWTIKRGTKAPQAAGVIHTDFDKNFIRAEVIGWQELLEIGGWSEARMQGKLRLEGKDYVVQDGDVMVIRHG; encoded by the coding sequence ATGTCCTTATCTATCGGCATCGTTGGCTTGCCCAACGTCGGAAAATCAACACTTTTTAAGGCGCTGACAAAAAAAGAAGTGGATATTGCTAATTATCCATTTTGCACCATCGACCCCAACGTTGGTGTGGTTGAGGTGCCCGATGAGCGCTTGCAAAAGCTGTCTGATTTGTCGCATTCCAAAAAGATTGTGCCGGCCGTGGTTGAGTTTGTGGACATTGCGGGCTTGGTGCGCGGGGCAAATAAAGGCGAGGGCCTCGGCAATCAGTTTCTATCGCGCATCCGCGACGTTGATGCAATCTTATACATGGTGCGCTTGTTTGAGGATTCGGAAATTCATCATGTGGAAGAAACAATTGACCCATTGCGCGATGTGGATATTGTGCAAACAGAACTCATTTTGAAAGATTTAGAAACGGTAGAGAAAAGATTAGAGCGAGCGCGCCCCGTTAGAGGCAATGCCTCTAACGGGGCGCGCAAAGATGCAAAAAGCGGATCAAAAGAAATTCAGATTGAAGTAGCGTTGTTGGAGGAGCTTGCCTCGGCTCTTGGCGACGGCAAAGGCGCGTTGACGATTTTGAAAGGGCACGAGGACAGCGCGGATTTTACGGCAAAAAGCGAATTACTCAAATCGTATCAATTGCTGACTGCAAAGCCTGGAATGTTTGTGTTAAACATTAAAGACGCGCAGATTATAATTCTCGAGAATGTAAAACAATATATTGCGAATACAGGATTCCCGTACGTGGCGCTAAACGCGCGAGAAGAACTTGAGGGCGCGGGATTTACGGCTAGTGAGCGTAAGGAACTCGGTCTCGGTGAGGCGCATCTCGGCGAGCTAATAGTTAAAGCATACGAGGTGCTTAACTTGATAACCTTTCTTACTACTGGTGAAGATGAGTCCCGTGCTTGGACGATAAAACGGGGCACAAAGGCCCCGCAAGCGGCAGGAGTTATTCACACTGATTTTGATAAAAATTTTATTCGCGCGGAGGTTATTGGCTGGCAAGAGCTATTGGAAATAGGGGGTTGGAGTGAAGCGCGCATGCAAGGTAAATTAAGGCTTGAGGGAAAAGATTACGTGGTGCAGGACGGAGATGTGATGGTGATACGGCACGGATAA